A stretch of Imperialibacter roseus DNA encodes these proteins:
- a CDS encoding sulfotransferase family protein: MQLVFIISQPRSGSTLLQRLLSNTSVVSTTPESWLLLPFLGFLKSGLNTCAYNSDLALSAVQEFINNGIGQPSFRDRLAHFIEDVYQDSSSIDSKYFIDKTPRYYEVVDLIYEFFPTAKIILLTRSPIEVVSSMRSTWNIKSPFDLYPYRRDILKAPLLIEEFRLSAEGSGRVYTQTYESMVENPKKVVGEIYAWLGLQEDLVNVDIVRHTAVFGKFGDPHSKEKDMLNSRPLRQHSWEKETRPWQDFYRGYAHYLNSKTGLEYELFGLKLRKTNTFDDYLDFCELEIPDSKGFLSKNVFRSFWLKAKYQYQKGQNN, from the coding sequence ATGCAGCTAGTATTTATAATCTCGCAACCAAGAAGCGGGTCGACGCTGCTTCAGAGGTTGCTTTCGAACACTTCAGTTGTGTCTACCACTCCAGAGAGTTGGTTGTTATTACCCTTTCTCGGGTTCTTGAAAAGTGGACTAAATACCTGTGCATACAACTCTGACCTGGCGTTGTCTGCTGTGCAGGAGTTTATTAATAATGGAATTGGTCAACCTTCTTTTAGGGATAGGTTGGCTCATTTTATAGAGGATGTGTACCAGGATAGCTCTAGTATTGATTCAAAGTACTTTATTGATAAGACGCCAAGGTATTATGAAGTAGTTGATTTGATATACGAGTTTTTCCCGACTGCGAAGATTATACTTCTTACGAGAAGCCCAATCGAGGTAGTTTCCTCAATGAGAAGCACATGGAATATTAAAAGCCCTTTTGACTTATACCCCTACCGAAGAGACATATTAAAGGCACCTTTGTTGATCGAGGAATTTAGGTTGTCAGCTGAAGGAAGTGGTCGGGTGTATACACAGACTTATGAAAGCATGGTAGAGAATCCGAAAAAGGTGGTTGGAGAGATCTATGCTTGGCTTGGGTTGCAAGAAGATTTGGTTAACGTCGATATTGTACGACACACAGCCGTTTTCGGAAAATTCGGAGATCCCCATAGTAAAGAGAAAGATATGTTAAATAGTAGACCGCTCAGACAACACAGTTGGGAGAAAGAAACTAGGCCTTGGCAGGATTTTTACCGGGGATACGCACACTATTTGAATTCGAAAACAGGGCTTGAGTATGAACTTTTCGGCTTGAAGTTAAGGAAAACTAATACTTTTGATGACTATTTAGATTTTTGCGAACTAGAAATTCCTGATAGCAAAGGTTTTTTGTCTAAGAATGTTTTTAGATCTTTTTGGTTAAAGGCTAAATATCAATATCAAAAGGGGCAAAATAACTGA
- a CDS encoding glycosyltransferase family 2 protein, with amino-acid sequence MDLIFPKVSVIITSYNNANYLSEAIQSVLEQTVRPYEIIVLDDNSSDDSFGIVQKFQKSNPEIVLGIQNSSNLGVSANRNKALGLSKGDWISFLDGDDYWEPDKLRNELDVLQNKPQVNCVFSNFSFVDQNGKDKTLWDDQGFIDGLEGEDIFSAVVARSFPKGALYRCELIKKSLLDQIGGFDEKLSLYEDFDLKIRAQRSAITSICPLPGVVYRRHSEGLSSVLARKHINALEYVYKKNFSLIRELPLSQRRDTIGKIQNILFQRRFAEMYEYYESNRIISLITSLAILILKYPKRFFVRVFHKTEACS; translated from the coding sequence ATGGATCTTATATTTCCTAAAGTATCTGTTATTATAACGAGTTATAACAATGCCAATTACTTATCGGAGGCCATCCAGTCGGTACTTGAACAAACCGTCAGACCCTATGAAATAATAGTTTTGGATGACAACTCGAGCGATGACTCATTTGGCATCGTTCAAAAATTCCAGAAATCTAACCCGGAAATTGTTCTTGGGATACAAAATAGTTCAAATTTGGGAGTCTCCGCTAATAGAAATAAGGCCCTTGGTCTTTCCAAGGGTGATTGGATATCTTTCTTGGATGGAGATGATTATTGGGAGCCAGACAAACTGAGAAATGAGCTGGATGTGCTCCAAAATAAGCCTCAGGTTAATTGTGTTTTTAGTAACTTTTCTTTCGTAGACCAAAATGGAAAGGATAAAACTCTTTGGGATGACCAAGGGTTTATTGATGGACTTGAAGGCGAAGATATTTTTAGTGCTGTTGTGGCCAGAAGCTTCCCAAAAGGAGCTTTGTACCGGTGCGAACTCATTAAGAAGTCACTGTTAGATCAAATTGGGGGGTTTGACGAAAAACTTTCGCTATATGAGGACTTTGATCTAAAAATAAGAGCACAAAGATCAGCTATAACATCCATTTGTCCCTTGCCAGGTGTGGTGTATAGAAGACATTCGGAAGGTCTTTCTAGTGTCTTGGCTCGCAAGCACATTAATGCTCTCGAATATGTATACAAAAAGAACTTCAGCTTGATCCGGGAGTTACCTTTATCGCAACGAAGGGATACAATAGGGAAAATTCAAAATATTTTGTTTCAAAGGAGATTTGCGGAGATGTACGAGTACTATGAAAGCAATAGAATTATTAGTCTGATTACAAGCCTGGCGATATTAATTTTGAAATATCCAAAAAGATTTTTTGTACGGGTTTTTCATAAAACAGAAGCATGCAGCTAG
- a CDS encoding acyltransferase family protein produces the protein MSSTPLQSQQITFTRFIAAITIVFFHFGGDLEYINNPIFLPIKQYGNLGVSYFFLISGVIMSLVYSNKVKLSKAFFRDFYIIRLSRVYPIYLFSLIVVIFFTKYFWRSQLDLSEILFSVFLIQSWVPGKELTLNFPGWSLSVEIFFYLFFPFLILFFRKIGNRKTYMVSFIIWFITQGVFICYFTEGSHLLYNPIMHSGTFIIGAAFGIFLKSNADRLTFIPPNIWAVLLIISTLSFVAIIYNAPAWLALSHNGLLSPLFLIITMSLCLDRKSIGRAFKIPLAVFLGNISYGIYIYQYPVKIFTSYINDKFGLRNWNAYHFYYFLVMLLIVASLSFIVLESPIRDRVKKLINYT, from the coding sequence ATGAGTAGCACTCCCCTTCAATCACAACAAATTACCTTTACCAGATTCATAGCCGCTATCACGATTGTGTTTTTTCACTTCGGCGGTGATTTAGAATACATAAACAATCCAATATTCCTTCCAATCAAGCAATACGGCAACCTGGGTGTGTCCTACTTTTTCCTGATATCTGGCGTAATTATGTCCCTTGTTTATTCCAACAAAGTTAAACTGTCAAAGGCATTTTTTAGAGATTTCTATATTATTAGGCTATCAAGAGTCTATCCCATTTATTTATTTTCACTAATCGTTGTCATCTTTTTCACCAAATACTTCTGGCGCAGCCAATTAGATCTTAGCGAAATACTGTTCTCTGTGTTCTTAATTCAATCGTGGGTTCCTGGCAAAGAACTGACATTAAACTTCCCGGGATGGTCGCTTTCAGTTGAAATATTTTTCTACCTCTTTTTCCCATTCCTGATACTTTTTTTTCGAAAAATAGGAAACCGAAAAACGTATATGGTCTCCTTTATCATTTGGTTTATAACACAGGGCGTATTTATCTGCTATTTTACAGAGGGCAGTCACCTCCTTTACAACCCAATAATGCATTCTGGAACTTTCATTATTGGCGCTGCCTTTGGTATTTTTCTGAAATCAAATGCAGACCGACTAACATTTATTCCTCCAAATATTTGGGCAGTTCTGCTGATTATTTCGACGCTCTCTTTTGTTGCTATCATCTATAATGCCCCTGCCTGGTTAGCGTTATCTCACAACGGTTTGTTGTCACCGCTATTCCTGATAATAACTATGAGCCTTTGTCTTGACAGAAAAAGCATTGGTAGAGCATTTAAAATTCCGCTTGCCGTCTTTCTCGGCAATATTTCATATGGAATATATATCTACCAATACCCCGTCAAAATTTTTACGTCATATATAAACGACAAATTTGGACTCCGAAATTGGAACGCCTATCATTTCTATTATTTCCTTGTTATGCTATTGATAGTAGCATCTTTATCATTTATTGTTTTGGAAAGCCCAATCAGAGATCGGGTAAAAAAACTGATCAACTATACCTGA